From the Pseudomonas baltica genome, one window contains:
- a CDS encoding S-(hydroxymethyl)glutathione dehydrogenase/class III alcohol dehydrogenase, which produces MKSRAAVAFEAGKPLQIVEIDVAPPRAGEVLIKITDTGVCHTDAFTLSGDDPEGLFPVVLGHEGAGIVIEVGEGVTSLKAGDHVIPLYTAECGECLFCKSGKTNLCTAVRATQGKGVMPDGTSRFSYNGQPLYHYMGCSTFSEYTVVAEVSVAKINPDANPEHVCLLGCGVTTGVGAVHNTAKVQPGDTVAIFGLGGIGLAAIQGARQAKAGRIIAIDTNPSKFDLARQFGATDCINPKDHEQPIQQVIIEMTGWGVDHSFECIGNVHVMRAALECAHRGWGQSIVIGVAGAGQEISTRPFQLVTGRTWKGSAFGGVKGRTQLPKMVEDSMKGEIELAPFVTHTMPLERINEAFDLMHEGKSIRTVIKY; this is translated from the coding sequence ATGAAATCTCGTGCAGCAGTTGCCTTTGAAGCAGGTAAGCCGCTTCAAATTGTTGAGATCGACGTAGCACCCCCTCGTGCAGGTGAAGTGCTGATCAAAATTACCGATACCGGCGTTTGCCACACGGACGCCTTCACCCTGTCCGGTGATGATCCTGAAGGCCTGTTCCCTGTCGTACTCGGTCATGAAGGCGCCGGCATCGTGATTGAAGTCGGCGAAGGCGTTACCAGCCTCAAGGCTGGCGATCACGTCATCCCGCTGTACACCGCAGAGTGCGGCGAATGCCTGTTCTGCAAGTCGGGTAAAACCAACCTGTGTACCGCCGTGCGCGCTACCCAAGGTAAAGGCGTCATGCCCGATGGCACCAGCCGCTTCTCTTACAATGGCCAGCCGCTGTACCACTACATGGGCTGCTCGACCTTCAGCGAATACACCGTGGTCGCCGAGGTTTCGGTGGCCAAGATCAATCCGGATGCCAATCCTGAACACGTGTGCCTGTTGGGCTGTGGTGTGACCACCGGCGTTGGCGCAGTGCATAACACCGCTAAAGTCCAGCCGGGCGATACCGTGGCCATTTTCGGCCTGGGCGGCATCGGGTTGGCGGCCATTCAAGGCGCTCGTCAGGCCAAAGCCGGTCGCATCATTGCCATCGATACCAACCCTTCCAAGTTCGACCTGGCTCGCCAATTCGGTGCCACCGACTGCATCAATCCGAAAGATCACGAGCAGCCGATTCAGCAAGTGATCATCGAAATGACCGGCTGGGGGGTCGATCACTCCTTCGAGTGCATCGGTAACGTTCACGTAATGCGCGCTGCGCTCGAGTGCGCCCACCGTGGCTGGGGCCAATCCATCGTCATCGGCGTCGCCGGTGCCGGTCAGGAAATCTCCACTCGCCCATTCCAGCTGGTAACCGGTCGTACCTGGAAAGGTTCGGCGTTCGGTGGCGTCAAAGGGCGCACCCAGTTGCCGAAAATGGTTGAAGACTCGATGAAAGGCGAAATCGAACTTGCGCCATTCGTGACCCACACCATGCCGCTGGAGCGCATCAACGAAGCGTTCGACCTGATGCACGAAGGCAAATCCATCCGCACTGTCATCAAATACTGA
- a CDS encoding MarR family transcriptional regulator has translation MAQAASDLWFNFVRAHRSLIREIERRLAAEGLPAYAWYDALWGIESGPKGMRRMHELADVMVIERYNLTRLVDRLEAEGLVERRRTEADGRGAIACITSKGKTLRKRMWKVYEGAVQELFLNQFDAAGQPAFAAALEQARLAANASAEGQ, from the coding sequence ATGGCTCAGGCAGCATCCGACCTCTGGTTCAACTTTGTCCGCGCCCACCGTTCGCTGATTCGCGAAATCGAGCGCCGCCTGGCGGCCGAAGGCTTGCCTGCCTATGCCTGGTATGACGCTCTGTGGGGCATCGAAAGCGGCCCCAAGGGCATGCGGCGTATGCATGAGCTGGCCGATGTGATGGTGATCGAGCGCTACAACCTCACGCGTCTGGTGGACCGCCTCGAAGCAGAGGGCCTGGTCGAACGGCGCCGCACCGAGGCCGATGGCCGGGGCGCGATTGCCTGTATCACCAGCAAGGGCAAGACCCTGCGCAAGCGCATGTGGAAGGTGTACGAAGGCGCCGTGCAGGAGTTGTTCCTCAACCAGTTCGACGCAGCGGGCCAGCCTGCATTCGCTGCGGCGCTGGAGCAGGCGCGCTTGGCGGCGAACGCGAGCGCTGAAGGTCAGTGA
- a CDS encoding heme-binding protein, translating to MCQSGSVVKHNAGPCRTRAHRHQCRRGPMEGGVPVLIDGKLVGAVGVAGGLSPDDGTFAEKTAAMMGKH from the coding sequence ATCTGCCAAAGCGGCAGTGTCGTCAAGCACAACGCAGGCCCCTGCAGGACGCGCGCCCATCGTCACCAGTGTCGTAGAGGACCAATGGAAGGTGGAGTGCCGGTCCTGATCGACGGAAAACTCGTCGGCGCCGTTGGCGTCGCCGGTGGGCTGTCACCCGACGACGGCACATTCGCAGAAAAAACCGCTGCGATGATGGGTAAGCACTGA
- a CDS encoding HlyD family secretion protein, producing the protein MSQAIASKKLLWMVVTVLLAVVLAGAVWRFVFGQSAVQSTNDAFVTADFTLVAPKVSGFIGEVLVEDNQQVKAGQVLARIDAKDYEADLAAANAAIATAHANAQNADAARVRQQALIEQAKAVVDGDVSLVEFAQHELLRYQNLAGQGAGTLQNFQQARSRLQTAEALKAEHRAAVNAATRQLDVLEAQHSAALAEVLHAEAMQKRASLSLSYTTLVAPFDGTVGRRSVRVGAYVKPGDNLMAVVPIAQAYIVANFQESQLTDVLPGQTASVAVDTFPGHVFKGHVQSIAPATGVTFAAVAPDNATGNFTKVVQRIPVKIVLDDQQPMTARLRVGMSVEAQIDTHTTNPEVTQR; encoded by the coding sequence ATGAGCCAAGCAATCGCTTCGAAAAAGTTGTTATGGATGGTCGTCACCGTGCTGCTGGCGGTGGTGCTGGCCGGCGCGGTGTGGCGCTTCGTGTTTGGCCAGAGTGCGGTGCAAAGCACCAACGATGCCTTCGTCACTGCCGACTTCACTTTGGTGGCGCCCAAGGTGTCCGGCTTCATCGGCGAGGTGCTGGTGGAGGACAACCAGCAGGTCAAGGCCGGGCAGGTATTGGCACGCATCGATGCCAAGGACTATGAAGCGGACCTCGCCGCCGCCAACGCCGCCATCGCCACCGCCCATGCCAACGCGCAGAACGCCGACGCCGCACGGGTACGTCAGCAGGCGCTGATCGAACAGGCCAAGGCCGTCGTGGACGGCGATGTGTCTCTGGTCGAATTCGCCCAGCATGAGTTGCTGCGTTATCAGAACCTCGCGGGGCAGGGGGCCGGTACGCTGCAGAACTTCCAGCAGGCAAGGAGCCGCTTGCAGACGGCCGAGGCGCTGAAAGCCGAACACCGTGCGGCCGTCAATGCCGCCACCAGGCAACTGGATGTGCTGGAGGCGCAACATAGCGCCGCGTTGGCCGAAGTGCTGCACGCCGAGGCGATGCAAAAGCGCGCCAGCCTGAGCCTTTCCTATACCACGCTGGTGGCCCCGTTCGACGGCACCGTGGGCCGCCGCAGCGTGCGCGTCGGGGCCTACGTGAAGCCAGGGGACAACCTGATGGCCGTGGTGCCGATCGCCCAGGCCTATATCGTCGCCAACTTCCAGGAAAGCCAACTGACCGATGTGCTGCCCGGCCAGACCGCCAGCGTGGCCGTGGATACCTTCCCCGGGCATGTTTTCAAGGGGCATGTGCAGAGCATCGCGCCGGCGACGGGCGTCACCTTCGCAGCGGTGGCGCCCGACAACGCCACCGGCAATTTCACCAAGGTCGTCCAGCGGATTCCGGTGAAGATCGTGCTCGATGACCAGCAGCCCATGACCGCGCGGTTGCGCGTTGGCATGTCGGTCGAAGCACAGATCGACACCCACACCACTAACCCCGAGGTGACCCAGCGATGA
- the aceE gene encoding pyruvate dehydrogenase (acetyl-transferring), homodimeric type, whose protein sequence is MHEQSTLQDKDPQETREWLDSMESVIDVEGRPRAHYLIDQLLDFDVARHGDFHGRVTTPYVNSIAPERELPYPGDLGIERRINAFIRWNALTMVLRAGKHSGVGGHIASYASAAVLYDVGFDHFFRGRTDTFAGDLVYIQGHSSPGIYGRAFLEGRLSEAQLDNFRRETDRDGISSYPHPRLMGDFWQFPTVSMGLGPITAAYQARFMRYLENRQLKEYQGRKVWAFLGDGEMDQPESLAAISLAGREKLDNLIFVVNCNLQRLDGPVRGNAKVIQEFESLYRAAGWNVIKVIWGSGWDRLLAQDRSGLLRQRMMECVDGDYQNYKSQNGTYVREHFFGRYPQLLGLVADMSDDDIWKLSRGGHDPLKVYNAYAAAMRHSGAPTVILAKTVKGFGMGEAGEGQNINHQQKKMGIDALRAFRDRFDLNLSDAQLAELPYLKPDADSQETRYLQAARAKLGGYVPARHAEVPPLAIPPLAALAAQLKGTGEREISTTMAFVRILSTLLKDKQIGKLVVPIVPDESRTFGMESLFRQIGIHSHVGQLYTPQDAGQLSYYRESKDGQIMQEGLNESGAMSSWIAASTSYANHGVMTIPFYIYYSMFGFQRIGDLAWAAGDARARGFLLGATSGRTTLMGEGLQHDDGHSHVLASTIPCCVAYDPTFSFELAVIIQEGMRRMYVENEDIYYYITLLNENYPHPEMPEGVSAGILKGLYSLSSTEVNQGVPHVQLMGCGSILREVIAAGDILARDYGVSSDIWSATSLTELRREGQAVERWNLLNPDSVPRTCHVEDCLADRHGPVVVASDYMKIFADQIRPFVHGRRFVALGTDGFGQSDTREALRRHFEVDRQFIVLAALKALADDGAIARKVVSKALTEMGIDPAKTDPASV, encoded by the coding sequence ATGCACGAGCAATCGACGCTTCAGGACAAGGACCCGCAAGAGACCCGCGAATGGCTCGACTCGATGGAGTCGGTCATCGACGTTGAAGGCCGCCCCCGCGCGCACTATCTGATCGACCAGCTACTCGACTTCGATGTCGCCCGCCACGGCGACTTCCACGGCCGGGTCACCACCCCCTACGTCAACAGCATCGCCCCCGAACGCGAACTGCCCTACCCAGGCGACCTCGGTATCGAGCGCCGCATCAATGCCTTCATCCGCTGGAACGCTCTGACCATGGTCTTGCGCGCCGGCAAGCATTCCGGCGTCGGCGGCCACATCGCCAGCTACGCATCGGCGGCAGTGCTCTACGACGTCGGTTTCGATCATTTCTTCCGTGGCCGCACTGACACCTTCGCCGGCGACCTGGTGTATATCCAGGGCCACAGCTCACCGGGCATTTATGGCCGGGCCTTCCTCGAAGGCCGTCTCAGCGAGGCACAGTTGGACAACTTTCGCCGAGAAACCGACCGCGACGGTATTTCTTCCTACCCTCACCCGCGCTTGATGGGCGATTTCTGGCAATTCCCCACCGTATCCATGGGACTTGGCCCGATCACCGCCGCCTACCAGGCGCGCTTCATGCGCTACCTGGAAAACCGCCAGCTCAAGGAATATCAGGGCCGCAAGGTCTGGGCCTTTCTGGGCGACGGCGAAATGGACCAGCCCGAATCCCTCGCCGCCATCTCACTGGCCGGGCGTGAGAAGCTCGACAACCTGATCTTCGTGGTCAATTGCAACCTGCAGCGTCTCGACGGCCCGGTGCGCGGCAACGCCAAGGTCATCCAGGAGTTCGAGAGCCTGTACCGCGCCGCCGGGTGGAACGTGATCAAGGTGATCTGGGGCAGCGGCTGGGACCGGCTGCTGGCCCAGGACCGCAGCGGGCTGCTGCGCCAGCGCATGATGGAATGCGTCGATGGCGACTACCAGAACTATAAATCCCAGAACGGCACCTATGTGCGCGAGCATTTCTTTGGCCGTTACCCACAGCTGCTGGGGCTGGTCGCCGACATGAGCGACGACGACATCTGGAAGCTGTCCCGTGGCGGCCACGACCCGCTCAAGGTCTACAACGCCTACGCGGCCGCCATGCGCCACAGCGGCGCACCCACGGTGATCCTCGCAAAGACCGTGAAAGGCTTTGGCATGGGCGAGGCGGGTGAAGGCCAGAACATCAACCATCAGCAGAAGAAGATGGGCATCGACGCCCTGCGCGCCTTCCGCGACCGCTTCGACCTCAACCTCAGCGACGCGCAACTGGCCGAACTGCCCTATCTCAAGCCCGACGCCGACAGTCAGGAAACCCGCTACCTGCAGGCCGCGCGCGCCAAGCTGGGCGGCTATGTGCCGGCGCGTCACGCCGAGGTCCCACCACTGGCCATACCACCGCTCGCCGCCTTGGCGGCCCAGCTCAAGGGCACCGGCGAACGCGAAATCTCCACCACCATGGCCTTCGTGCGCATCCTCAGCACGCTGCTCAAGGACAAGCAGATCGGCAAGCTGGTAGTGCCCATCGTGCCCGATGAATCGCGCACCTTCGGCATGGAAAGCCTGTTCCGGCAGATCGGCATCCACTCCCACGTGGGCCAGCTCTACACCCCGCAAGACGCTGGGCAGCTCAGCTATTACCGGGAGAGCAAGGACGGCCAGATCATGCAGGAGGGCCTTAACGAATCCGGTGCCATGTCATCCTGGATCGCGGCCAGCACCTCGTACGCCAACCACGGCGTGATGACTATCCCGTTTTACATCTACTACTCGATGTTCGGCTTCCAGCGCATCGGCGACCTCGCCTGGGCCGCCGGCGATGCCCGTGCCCGCGGCTTCTTGCTGGGCGCCACGTCAGGGCGCACCACGCTGATGGGCGAAGGCCTGCAGCATGACGACGGCCACAGCCACGTACTGGCCTCGACCATTCCCTGCTGCGTCGCCTACGACCCGACTTTTTCATTCGAACTGGCGGTGATCATCCAGGAAGGCATGCGGCGCATGTACGTCGAGAATGAAGACATCTATTACTACATCACCTTGCTCAACGAGAACTACCCGCACCCGGAGATGCCCGAGGGCGTCAGCGCAGGTATTCTCAAGGGGCTGTATTCGTTATCGAGTACCGAGGTGAATCAGGGCGTGCCCCATGTGCAGTTGATGGGGTGCGGTTCGATATTGCGCGAGGTGATCGCGGCGGGTGACATCCTTGCCCGTGACTATGGGGTCAGCAGTGACATCTGGAGCGCCACCAGCCTGACCGAACTGCGCCGTGAGGGCCAAGCCGTGGAACGCTGGAACCTGCTGAACCCAGACTCAGTGCCCCGCACTTGCCATGTCGAAGATTGCCTGGCCGACCGCCACGGACCGGTGGTAGTCGCCAGCGACTATATGAAGATCTTCGCCGATCAGATCAGGCCTTTCGTCCATGGCCGCCGGTTCGTGGCGCTTGGCACCGATGGTTTCGGTCAGTCGGATACCCGGGAGGCACTGCGCCGACATTTTGAAGTGGACCGCCAGTTTATCGTGCTCGCCGCGTTGAAGGCATTGGCCGACGACGGCGCCATAGCGCGAAAGGTCGTCTCGAAAGCCTTGACGGAAATGGGCATAGACCCTGCCAAGACCGACCCAGCAAGCGTCTGA
- the frmR gene encoding formaldehyde-responsive transcriptional repressor FrmR, whose protein sequence is MPHSPEEKKRVLARVRRVRGQLDALESALQAGAECGPVLQQIAAMRGAVNGLMAGVLESHLREEFTALVNTSDAQRSSIDEVISLVRTYLK, encoded by the coding sequence ATGCCACATTCACCCGAAGAGAAAAAACGCGTCTTGGCCAGAGTCCGACGAGTTCGGGGGCAACTGGATGCGCTTGAATCAGCCCTGCAGGCGGGAGCCGAATGCGGTCCGGTGCTGCAGCAGATCGCCGCCATGCGGGGCGCTGTGAACGGACTGATGGCCGGCGTACTGGAAAGCCACCTGAGGGAAGAGTTCACCGCTTTAGTCAATACATCAGACGCCCAGCGATCTTCGATCGATGAGGTGATTTCTCTGGTGCGCACCTACCTGAAATAG
- a CDS encoding DoxX family protein, producing the protein MIDSRTAPYAALVMRLALGIMFIAHGLTKVLVFTPAGTVGFFESIGFPGFLAYPVMAFEVVGGLMLVLGVYARWVALIAVVQLFVASTVHFGNGWSFTNANGGWEYPIYLCVTALVVALLGDGPFALKSASKG; encoded by the coding sequence ATGATCGACTCACGCACTGCCCCCTATGCTGCACTCGTCATGCGCCTGGCGCTCGGCATCATGTTCATTGCCCACGGCCTGACAAAGGTCCTGGTATTCACCCCCGCTGGCACCGTCGGCTTCTTCGAATCCATCGGGTTCCCAGGCTTCCTCGCCTATCCAGTCATGGCATTCGAAGTGGTGGGCGGTCTGATGTTGGTCTTGGGCGTTTACGCTCGCTGGGTAGCCTTGATTGCGGTCGTACAGCTCTTCGTCGCATCAACCGTACACTTCGGTAATGGCTGGAGCTTCACCAACGCCAATGGTGGTTGGGAGTATCCGATCTACCTCTGTGTGACTGCGCTGGTTGTCGCACTGCTTGGCGATGGGCCCTTTGCTCTGAAGTCTGCAAGCAAAGGGTAG
- the gfa gene encoding S-(hydroxymethyl)glutathione synthase, which translates to MSNVKLHPSLDAGIKPAAADFAGGTLQCLCATNKVEVKIDAQTLHNHACGCSKCWKPEGAKFAVIAVVPRDKVSVTANAAKLAIVDDSATIQRHACKDCGAHLYGRIENTGHAFHGLDFVHTELSPQTGWAAPGFAAFVSSVIETGTPPAEMDGIRARFHEIGLPTYDCLSPALMDALATHTAKQNGVL; encoded by the coding sequence ATGAGCAATGTAAAACTGCATCCTTCACTGGACGCCGGTATCAAGCCAGCCGCAGCTGATTTCGCGGGCGGCACCTTGCAGTGCTTGTGCGCAACCAACAAGGTTGAAGTCAAGATTGACGCGCAGACCCTGCACAACCACGCCTGCGGTTGCAGCAAATGCTGGAAGCCTGAAGGCGCCAAATTCGCGGTAATCGCCGTAGTGCCACGTGACAAGGTCAGCGTGACTGCCAACGCAGCCAAACTGGCTATCGTCGATGACAGCGCCACCATCCAGCGTCATGCTTGCAAAGACTGCGGCGCGCACCTGTACGGTCGTATCGAAAACACTGGCCACGCATTCCACGGCCTGGACTTCGTACACACCGAACTGTCGCCACAAACCGGTTGGGCTGCTCCAGGCTTCGCGGCATTCGTGTCGTCGGTCATCGAAACCGGTACTCCACCGGCCGAAATGGACGGTATCCGTGCTCGCTTCCACGAGATCGGCCTGCCGACCTATGACTGCTTGTCTCCAGCACTGATGGATGCTCTGGCAACCCACACCGCCAAGCAGAACGGCGTGCTCTGA
- a CDS encoding antibiotic biosynthesis monooxygenase, with product MSLSTFVVIAKIALQPGALAAFLPVAAADARDALATEAGCMAFNVLVPEDDETYVVFS from the coding sequence GTGTCTTTATCCACGTTCGTCGTTATTGCCAAAATCGCCCTGCAGCCTGGCGCACTTGCCGCCTTCCTGCCAGTGGCTGCAGCAGATGCAAGGGATGCGTTGGCTACGGAAGCGGGATGTATGGCGTTCAATGTTCTGGTGCCAGAAGATGATGAGACCTACGTGGTTTTTTCATGA
- the grxB gene encoding glutaredoxin 2 gives MKLFVYDHCPFCVKARMIFGLKQTAVELVILMNDDEATPIRMIGKKMAPILQDADQYLAESMDIVAHIDGRSGAKILSGSNNPALAQWNKDVTSPLYSLAIPRWAVSDFEEFSTPAARDYFTRNKERMLGSFEGHLAASPDYIASLNQQLLALEPLIQSPDAVNGELSEDDIHLFATLRSMSIVQGIVYPPAVEAYRVRMAERSGIDLHDPIAI, from the coding sequence ATGAAGCTCTTCGTTTACGATCACTGCCCCTTCTGCGTGAAGGCCCGCATGATTTTCGGACTCAAGCAAACAGCCGTCGAACTCGTCATCCTCATGAACGATGATGAGGCCACCCCCATTCGCATGATTGGCAAAAAAATGGCGCCTATCCTTCAAGACGCTGATCAGTATCTGGCCGAGAGCATGGATATCGTTGCCCATATCGATGGTCGGTCCGGCGCGAAGATCTTGTCCGGCTCAAATAATCCAGCCTTGGCGCAGTGGAACAAAGACGTGACCAGCCCGCTTTATTCGCTGGCAATCCCACGTTGGGCCGTCTCGGATTTCGAGGAGTTTTCTACCCCCGCCGCGCGTGACTATTTCACCCGGAACAAGGAGCGCATGCTCGGCAGCTTCGAGGGCCATCTGGCCGCCAGCCCCGATTATATCGCGTCGCTGAACCAGCAATTGCTGGCGCTCGAACCGCTGATCCAGTCCCCGGACGCGGTGAATGGCGAGCTGTCAGAAGACGACATCCATCTGTTCGCCACTTTGCGTAGTATGTCGATCGTGCAAGGCATCGTGTATCCGCCTGCTGTCGAGGCTTATCGAGTTCGCATGGCCGAACGCAGTGGGATCGACCTCCACGACCCAATAGCGATCTAA
- a CDS encoding MFS transporter codes for MNSVASPLTPTARGVPASAPAKPVAAPFSVRIATGLIGILLAVLVSGFNENVTKFAMPDIRGAMGLSYDQSTWLLATYAATSVTAMAFAPWCAATFTLRRFTLLAMGVFTLLGLLSPFAPNYEALLVLRVFQGFAGGALPPMLMSAALRFLPPGIKLYGLGGYALTATFGPSFGLPLAAWCVEYLGWQYAFWQIIPASLIAMACIAWGLPRDPLKLERLKQFNWRGVLLGMPALIMIVLGLEQGERLDWFNDQLIRLLIGGGVALFVLFLSNEWSAPVPFFNIQMLRNRNLTHALITLGGVLFVLLGVIIVPANFLAEVQGYRPLQTTPVLLWVAVPQLLALPLVVALLNNRVVDCRLVLAVGLGLLALACLIGSHVTQAWHREDFYLIQMIMIFAQPMAVVPLLMLSTGGLQPADGPFASAWFNTVKGFAAVAASSALETVTLHRLHFHSTMLVDRYGSNPSVTAGIAPQHMAQRLHEQAVVLTSSDLYLCLGAVAVLLIALIPILPTRIFPPRAAS; via the coding sequence GTGAACTCGGTGGCCAGCCCGTTAACCCCAACTGCACGCGGCGTGCCGGCCAGTGCTCCCGCCAAGCCTGTCGCCGCGCCTTTTAGCGTGCGCATCGCCACGGGGCTGATCGGTATTCTGCTGGCCGTTCTGGTGTCCGGCTTCAACGAAAACGTGACCAAGTTCGCCATGCCGGATATTCGCGGCGCCATGGGCTTGAGCTACGACCAGAGCACTTGGTTGCTGGCGACCTACGCGGCGACTTCGGTGACGGCCATGGCGTTCGCCCCCTGGTGCGCCGCCACTTTCACGCTGCGCCGCTTCACGCTATTGGCGATGGGCGTATTCACGCTGCTGGGTCTGCTCAGCCCCTTCGCACCCAACTACGAAGCGCTGCTGGTGCTGCGTGTTTTCCAGGGCTTCGCCGGTGGCGCGTTGCCGCCGATGTTGATGTCGGCGGCGCTGCGTTTCTTGCCTCCCGGTATCAAGCTTTACGGCCTGGGCGGCTATGCACTCACTGCCACCTTCGGCCCGAGCTTCGGGCTGCCGCTGGCGGCCTGGTGCGTCGAGTACCTGGGTTGGCAGTATGCGTTCTGGCAAATCATCCCGGCATCGCTGATCGCCATGGCGTGCATCGCCTGGGGCCTGCCCCGCGACCCCCTGAAGCTGGAACGGCTCAAGCAGTTCAATTGGCGGGGTGTGCTGTTGGGCATGCCGGCGTTGATCATGATCGTCCTGGGGTTGGAACAGGGTGAGCGCTTGGATTGGTTCAACGATCAACTCATACGTCTGTTGATCGGCGGCGGCGTAGCGCTGTTCGTGTTGTTCTTGAGCAACGAGTGGTCGGCGCCGGTACCCTTCTTCAACATCCAGATGCTGCGCAATCGCAACCTCACCCACGCGCTGATCACCCTCGGTGGCGTGCTGTTCGTGTTGCTCGGTGTGATCATCGTGCCGGCCAATTTTCTCGCCGAGGTGCAGGGCTATCGTCCGTTGCAGACCACACCAGTGCTGCTGTGGGTGGCAGTGCCCCAGTTGCTCGCTCTGCCGCTGGTAGTCGCGTTGTTGAACAACCGTGTCGTCGATTGCCGGCTTGTCCTGGCGGTGGGCCTGGGGCTGCTGGCGCTGGCGTGCCTGATCGGTTCCCATGTCACCCAGGCGTGGCATCGCGAAGACTTCTACCTGATACAGATGATCATGATTTTCGCCCAGCCGATGGCGGTCGTGCCCTTGCTGATGCTCTCCACGGGTGGCTTGCAACCCGCCGACGGCCCCTTTGCGTCGGCGTGGTTCAACACCGTCAAAGGCTTTGCCGCCGTGGCCGCCAGCAGCGCGTTGGAAACCGTGACGCTGCACCGGCTGCATTTTCATTCGACGATGCTGGTTGATCGCTATGGCAGCAATCCATCGGTGACCGCAGGCATTGCCCCGCAGCACATGGCGCAGCGACTGCACGAGCAGGCCGTGGTGTTGACCTCATCCGACCTGTACCTCTGCCTGGGCGCCGTCGCCGTGCTGCTGATCGCGCTGATTCCCATCTTGCCGACGCGCATTTTCCCGCCGCGCGCCGCCTCTTGA
- a CDS encoding LysR family transcriptional regulator, protein MDLNAVQMLVTIVQAGSMTAGAERLGVPLPTISRRIRALEQELKVELLERSARGVKLTEAGARLFEHASRGLDLLQEGRDALVSDQAHIKGKLRLSVPPSFSPWWQLISDFQKAHPDIRVHLLSTERRVHPVEDGIDVALRVGRVEHEALIARHLLDYRHVLVASPQFLESNGRPNSPQDLSRFPCATWSLGTNTTSTWRFPDLSMEPNAVLSTNDSMHLLHSAMSGEVITELPPFIVKEPIRRGQLVQLLSDYPLPEFSLNLLYPPHRHPSAVVRTYLEYCRRRIPWLVDACCPGP, encoded by the coding sequence ATGGATCTCAATGCGGTGCAGATGCTGGTAACAATCGTCCAGGCTGGAAGTATGACCGCAGGCGCGGAGCGGTTGGGAGTGCCGCTGCCAACTATAAGCCGCAGAATTCGTGCACTTGAGCAGGAGCTCAAAGTGGAATTGCTGGAACGTTCAGCCCGGGGCGTAAAGCTGACCGAAGCCGGCGCGCGCCTTTTTGAGCACGCAAGCCGGGGGTTGGATCTCTTGCAAGAAGGGCGAGACGCACTGGTCAGCGACCAGGCCCACATCAAAGGGAAGTTGCGTCTGTCAGTGCCTCCATCGTTCTCGCCCTGGTGGCAGCTAATATCGGACTTTCAGAAAGCCCATCCTGACATACGTGTGCACCTGCTTTCGACGGAGCGCCGCGTTCACCCTGTGGAGGACGGCATTGACGTCGCACTTCGCGTCGGCAGGGTAGAGCACGAGGCTTTGATCGCAAGGCATCTGCTCGATTATCGACACGTCTTGGTCGCGAGCCCACAATTTCTTGAGTCGAATGGCAGGCCGAACAGTCCGCAGGATCTGAGCAGATTTCCTTGCGCAACATGGAGCCTTGGTACAAATACGACCTCGACCTGGCGATTCCCCGACTTATCGATGGAGCCTAATGCAGTGCTTTCAACGAATGACAGCATGCACCTGCTGCACAGCGCGATGTCAGGCGAAGTCATCACCGAACTGCCCCCCTTCATTGTCAAGGAGCCCATCCGAAGGGGACAACTTGTGCAGTTGCTGTCTGACTATCCATTGCCTGAGTTTTCCCTGAATCTTCTCTATCCTCCGCACCGCCATCCTTCTGCTGTTGTCCGCACTTATCTGGAATACTGTCGTCGACGTATTCCTTGGTTGGTAGACGCATGCTGCCCGGGGCCATAG